A window of Mucilaginibacter sp. PAMC 26640 contains these coding sequences:
- a CDS encoding KaiC 1: protein MSEINKINNTYPTLPKTPTGIAGLDEVTEGGLPTGRPTLICGEAGCGKTLMSIEFIVRGAIQFNEPGVFIAFEEKTDELAMNVASLGFDLKKLQEEKKLKIDHVHIDRSEIEETGEYDLEGLFIRLGYAIDSIGAKRIVLDTLENLFAGLDNQAVLRTEIRRLFGFLKEKGVTAIITGEKGEGSGLTRQGLEEYVSDCVIFLDHRVINQISTRRLRIIKYRGTVHGTNEYPFLIDEDGISVLPVTSLKLAKQVSTERVSTGIPALDEMLGGQGFYRGGSTLVSGTAGTGKTSLAAYFANETCNRGEKCIYFAMEESPNQIIRNMRSIGVDLKRHVDSGLLMFNASRPNMYGLEMHLVAIHKIIKKFKPSVVVIDPITNFINVGSVSEVKNMLVRLIDFLQDEQISVMFTALSLNTIVNEQTDEGVSSLVDSWLLVRDIEFNGERNRGMYVMKARGMKHSNQVREFVISDQGLNLIEVYIGPDGVLTGSARKQQMLLEQTGEAIHSHAISRKDREVARKRKVLEAKISSLNSEYESVEEELNKVYLEEELKKKILEQNREEILRIRRCELGGNSRETQI from the coding sequence ATGAGCGAGATTAATAAAATTAATAATACCTACCCCACGTTGCCAAAAACCCCAACCGGCATTGCAGGGTTGGATGAAGTTACAGAAGGGGGCTTACCAACCGGCAGGCCAACACTGATCTGTGGCGAGGCAGGATGCGGAAAAACTTTAATGTCGATTGAATTTATTGTACGTGGCGCTATCCAGTTCAACGAACCCGGTGTTTTTATTGCATTTGAAGAAAAGACCGATGAACTGGCGATGAATGTAGCTTCACTGGGATTTGATTTGAAAAAACTGCAGGAAGAAAAAAAGTTAAAAATTGACCATGTACATATCGATAGAAGTGAAATTGAAGAAACCGGCGAATACGATCTGGAAGGTTTATTTATTCGCCTAGGCTACGCTATAGATAGCATCGGAGCTAAACGGATTGTATTAGATACGTTAGAAAATTTATTTGCCGGGCTTGATAACCAGGCGGTGTTGCGTACAGAAATTCGCCGGCTTTTTGGTTTTTTAAAAGAAAAAGGCGTTACCGCAATTATAACCGGAGAAAAAGGCGAAGGCAGCGGACTTACCCGGCAGGGACTGGAAGAATATGTATCAGACTGTGTAATCTTTTTAGACCACAGGGTGATCAACCAGATCTCCACCCGCCGTTTGCGGATTATTAAATACCGTGGCACCGTTCACGGCACCAACGAATATCCTTTCCTGATAGATGAAGACGGGATCTCGGTACTTCCGGTAACTTCACTTAAACTTGCCAAACAGGTATCTACAGAAAGGGTATCTACCGGCATACCGGCGCTTGATGAGATGCTGGGCGGTCAAGGTTTTTACCGGGGAGGCAGTACGCTGGTATCGGGAACCGCCGGTACAGGTAAAACCAGCCTGGCGGCCTACTTTGCCAACGAGACCTGTAACCGTGGCGAAAAATGTATCTATTTTGCTATGGAGGAATCGCCCAACCAGATCATACGCAACATGCGGTCTATTGGGGTAGATCTTAAAAGACATGTAGATAGTGGGCTTTTGATGTTCAACGCCTCCAGGCCAAATATGTACGGTTTAGAAATGCACCTGGTGGCGATTCATAAGATCATCAAAAAATTTAAACCCTCGGTAGTGGTTATTGACCCGATAACGAATTTCATCAACGTAGGTTCGGTAAGTGAGGTGAAAAATATGCTGGTGCGGCTGATAGATTTTCTGCAGGATGAGCAGATCTCCGTTATGTTTACTGCATTATCCCTCAATACCATTGTCAATGAACAAACCGACGAGGGTGTGTCATCGCTGGTTGATTCCTGGCTGCTGGTGCGGGATATTGAGTTTAACGGGGAGCGTAACCGTGGTATGTATGTAATGAAGGCCCGTGGGATGAAACACAGTAACCAGGTTCGCGAGTTTGTCATATCAGACCAGGGGCTGAACCTCATTGAAGTATACATCGGTCCGGACGGGGTACTTACCGGATCGGCACGAAAACAACAAATGCTGCTGGAGCAAACCGGCGAAGCCATTCATTCTCATGCCATCAGCCGCAAGGACAGGGAAGTTGCACGGAAACGCAAAGTTTTGGAGGCCAAGATTTCCAGTCTTAATAGCGAATACGAATCTGTAGAAGAAGAACTTAATAAAGTTTATCTGGAAGAAGAATTGAAAAAGAAAATTTTAGAACAGAACCGGGAAGAAATACTAAGGATAAGAAGATGTGAGCTTGGCGGAAATAGCAGGGAGACCCAAATATAG
- a CDS encoding response regulator receiver protein — MKQKKIMIADDDPGIVDAVEMLLEFEGYQVTSTVDGSTVLDMKDELPDLLLLDIWMSGEDGREICKKLKSISATKNIPVIMISASRDIKESAMAAGADDFLAKPFEMDELLRKIESLT, encoded by the coding sequence ATGAAGCAAAAGAAGATAATGATTGCAGACGATGACCCGGGAATCGTAGACGCTGTAGAAATGCTGCTGGAGTTTGAAGGGTACCAGGTAACCAGCACCGTTGACGGATCAACCGTGCTGGATATGAAAGATGAACTGCCCGACCTGCTACTATTGGACATTTGGATGAGCGGCGAAGATGGCCGCGAAATATGCAAAAAACTAAAAAGCATTAGTGCAACCAAAAACATCCCGGTGATCATGATCTCTGCCAGCCGCGACATCAAAGAATCTGCAATGGCCGCCGGTGCCGACGACTTTTTAGCAAAACCTTTTGAAATGGACGAACTGCTGAGAAAGATAGAAAGCCTCACCTAA
- a CDS encoding circadian clock protein KaiB, which produces MAAQERSFMFNEDDSQPSMYILRLFIIGASPNSIRAIENIKAICDQYLNENYDLKIIDVHQQPELTQNEDIIALPLLINKAPGTERRLIGDMSDIEKVLKGLGIPQTK; this is translated from the coding sequence ATGGCCGCGCAGGAAAGAAGTTTTATGTTTAACGAGGATGATAGCCAGCCATCTATGTATATACTACGGCTGTTTATCATTGGGGCGTCTCCAAATTCTATCCGTGCGATAGAAAATATCAAAGCTATCTGCGACCAATATCTAAACGAAAATTATGATCTGAAAATAATAGATGTTCATCAGCAGCCGGAGTTGACTCAAAATGAAGATATTATTGCACTCCCCTTACTGATCAATAAGGCGCCTGGCACAGAACGCCGCCTGATAGGTGACATGAGCGATATAGAAAAAGTATTAAAAGGTCTGGGTATACCTCAAACCAAATAA
- a CDS encoding AraC family transcriptional regulator, with protein MKKVFPVYDICSLADHQHEELLISRFAPYLQKHQNLSLPHKHSFYHLVFFTAGGGTHAIDFRSFPVKPYQIYFMVPGQVHSWSFDEPVDGYIINFSASFFQSFLLRPDYLDSLPFFSGNIDDEVINLDSECGKYVLNIFEQLIAETENAGRLAMDMIKTQMLQLFIIVARQTEAKDTAAISNYNFTLLQSFRKLTEKHFVSLKMPKDYAALLYITPNHLNALCNDMLGMPAGEVIRNRVILEAKRLLVNLDLNITAIAAQLNFADNSYFTKFFKKHTGQTPEEFRKNTIKQ; from the coding sequence ATGAAAAAGGTGTTCCCGGTTTATGATATTTGTTCTCTTGCTGATCATCAGCATGAGGAACTATTGATCAGCCGTTTTGCGCCCTATCTGCAAAAACACCAGAACCTTAGTCTGCCGCACAAACACAGCTTTTATCACCTGGTATTTTTTACAGCAGGCGGCGGCACCCATGCTATTGATTTTAGAAGTTTCCCGGTAAAACCCTATCAAATTTACTTTATGGTACCCGGCCAGGTGCACAGCTGGAGTTTTGATGAACCGGTGGATGGGTACATTATCAATTTCTCGGCCTCGTTTTTCCAATCGTTTTTATTGCGGCCCGATTATTTGGATAGCCTGCCTTTCTTTAGCGGCAATATTGACGATGAAGTGATCAACCTGGACAGCGAATGCGGAAAATATGTTCTTAATATTTTTGAACAGTTGATCGCAGAGACGGAAAACGCGGGCAGGCTGGCAATGGACATGATTAAAACACAGATGCTGCAACTTTTTATAATCGTGGCGCGGCAAACTGAAGCTAAGGACACCGCAGCTATTTCCAACTATAATTTCACCCTGCTGCAGAGCTTTCGCAAACTCACCGAAAAGCACTTTGTTAGCCTTAAAATGCCGAAAGATTATGCAGCTTTGCTGTATATTACCCCTAACCATTTAAATGCGCTATGTAATGATATGCTGGGGATGCCTGCCGGGGAAGTGATCCGTAACCGGGTGATACTGGAAGCCAAGCGGCTGTTAGTCAATCTCGATTTGAATATCACCGCAATTGCCGCGCAGCTTAACTTTGCAGACAATTCCTACTTCACCAAATTCTTTAAAAAACATACTGGCCAAACGCCGGAGGAATTCAGAAAAAACACGATCAAACAATGA
- a CDS encoding circadian clock protein KaiB (Decreases the phosphorylation of KaiC, a component of the main circadian regulator in cyanobacteria), with amino-acid sequence MEDETIDKKWELRLYVAGKTPKSVTALSNLKRYCEEHLQGQYRIEVIDLLLQPQLAEGDQILAIPTLVRKVPEPIRKIIGDLSNEEKVLVGLNIRPA; translated from the coding sequence ATGGAAGACGAAACAATTGATAAGAAATGGGAACTCCGGCTTTATGTTGCCGGTAAAACGCCAAAATCTGTTACCGCACTAAGTAACTTAAAGCGTTACTGTGAAGAACACCTCCAGGGCCAGTACCGTATTGAAGTGATTGACCTGCTATTGCAACCGCAACTAGCCGAAGGAGATCAGATCCTGGCCATCCCCACGTTAGTGCGGAAAGTGCCGGAGCCCATTCGGAAGATCATCGGCGATTTGAGTAACGAGGAAAAGGTATTGGTGGGCTTAAACATTCGCCCCGCTTAA